In one Streptomyces venezuelae genomic region, the following are encoded:
- the glgX gene encoding glycogen debranching protein GlgX, whose product MTSAPEQGAVQQARAMGRGTTERPAPTVNGSRRAALRAAPTRPVWPGAPTPLGARFRVGPDGVAGTNFALWAGGAEAVELCLFDDGQVETRCPLTELTHEIWHGFVPGVRPGQRYGYRVHGRWDPWTGARWNPAKLLLDPYARAVDGGPGLDYGSLPAEVYGHVRDWPQQHVADTVRDDRDSAPYVPKGVVVHDDAPDDEWTDDRRPKTPWADSVIYELHVRGFTKLHPGIPEELRGTYAGLAHPAALDHLVRLGVTAVELLPVHQFAHEDHLLRRGLRNYWGYNSIGYFAPHAAYAASGTRGEQVGEFRRMVRALHQAGIEVILDVVYNHTAEAGELGPMLSLKGIDNRGYYRLQQNDARRYADYTGCGNTLQVVQPHVLRLITDSLRYWVSEMGVDGFRFDLAAALARSFHDVDMLSPFLAVIAQDPVLRRVKLIAEPWDVGSGGYQVGAFPPLWTEWNDRYRGAVRDFWRGALPDVRDLGYRLSGSSDLYAWGGRRPYASVNFVTAHDGFTLRDLVSYERKHNEANGEGNRDGSDDNRAWNCGAEGESDDADVTALRRRQLRNLMTTLLLSTGVPMLVAGDEMGRTQGGSNNAYCQDNEISWVDWGLRDEPGWRDLFALTSRLIELRHRHPVLRRRAFFSGRAHSADGLRDLAWFTAGGGEMTEADWYAPRTTLGMYLSGRDIPGRDARGAPVVDESFLAVLHADGEPTAFVLPGPPWAAAYEVVVDTSLEEQAAPPGTVHRAGESVTVPGRSVMLLRVTT is encoded by the coding sequence GTGACGAGCGCACCCGAGCAAGGGGCAGTGCAGCAGGCGCGGGCGATGGGGCGCGGCACGACGGAGCGGCCCGCGCCGACGGTGAACGGCAGCAGAAGGGCGGCGCTCCGCGCGGCGCCGACGCGGCCCGTGTGGCCGGGGGCGCCGACGCCGCTCGGGGCCCGCTTCCGGGTCGGGCCCGACGGGGTCGCGGGCACCAACTTCGCGCTGTGGGCGGGCGGGGCGGAGGCGGTGGAGCTCTGTCTGTTCGACGACGGGCAGGTGGAGACGCGCTGCCCGCTGACCGAGCTGACGCACGAGATATGGCACGGTTTCGTGCCGGGCGTGCGGCCGGGGCAGCGGTACGGCTACCGCGTGCACGGCCGCTGGGACCCGTGGACGGGTGCCCGCTGGAATCCGGCGAAGCTGCTCCTGGATCCGTACGCGCGCGCGGTGGACGGCGGCCCCGGTCTCGACTACGGCTCGCTGCCCGCGGAGGTGTACGGGCACGTGCGGGACTGGCCGCAACAGCATGTGGCGGACACGGTCCGCGACGACCGTGACTCGGCGCCGTACGTCCCCAAGGGCGTGGTCGTGCACGACGACGCGCCGGACGACGAGTGGACCGACGACCGCAGGCCGAAGACGCCGTGGGCGGACTCGGTCATCTACGAACTGCACGTGCGCGGCTTCACGAAGCTCCATCCGGGGATTCCCGAGGAATTGCGCGGTACGTACGCGGGGTTGGCGCACCCGGCCGCGCTCGACCACCTCGTGCGGCTCGGGGTGACGGCGGTCGAGCTCCTTCCGGTGCATCAGTTCGCGCACGAGGACCACCTGCTGCGGCGGGGCCTGCGCAACTACTGGGGCTACAACTCGATCGGCTACTTCGCGCCGCACGCGGCCTACGCGGCGTCCGGGACGCGCGGGGAGCAGGTCGGCGAGTTCCGGCGGATGGTGCGGGCGCTGCACCAGGCCGGGATCGAGGTCATCCTGGACGTGGTCTACAACCACACGGCGGAGGCCGGGGAGCTCGGCCCGATGCTGTCCCTGAAGGGCATCGACAACCGCGGCTACTACCGGCTGCAGCAGAACGACGCGCGGCGGTACGCGGACTACACGGGCTGCGGGAACACCCTCCAGGTCGTCCAGCCGCACGTGCTGCGGCTGATCACCGACTCGCTGCGGTACTGGGTGTCGGAGATGGGGGTGGACGGGTTCCGGTTCGATCTGGCGGCGGCGCTCGCGCGCTCCTTCCACGACGTCGACATGCTGTCGCCGTTCCTCGCGGTGATCGCGCAGGATCCGGTGCTGCGGCGCGTGAAGCTGATCGCCGAGCCGTGGGACGTGGGGTCCGGCGGCTATCAGGTGGGGGCCTTCCCGCCGCTGTGGACGGAGTGGAACGACCGCTACCGGGGTGCGGTGCGGGACTTCTGGCGGGGCGCGCTGCCGGACGTACGGGATCTGGGGTACCGGCTGTCCGGGTCGAGCGATCTGTACGCGTGGGGCGGGCGCAGGCCGTACGCGTCGGTGAACTTCGTGACGGCGCACGACGGTTTCACGCTGCGGGACCTGGTGAGTTACGAGCGGAAGCACAACGAGGCCAACGGCGAGGGCAACCGGGACGGCTCCGACGACAACCGGGCGTGGAACTGCGGTGCCGAGGGCGAGAGCGACGACGCGGATGTCACGGCGCTGCGCCGCCGCCAGCTGCGGAACCTGATGACGACGCTGCTGCTGTCCACCGGTGTGCCGATGCTGGTCGCTGGCGACGAGATGGGCCGCACGCAGGGCGGCTCCAACAACGCGTACTGCCAGGACAACGAGATCAGCTGGGTCGACTGGGGGCTCAGGGACGAGCCGGGCTGGCGCGACCTGTTCGCGCTCACGTCCCGCCTCATCGAGCTGAGGCACCGTCATCCGGTGCTGCGCAGGAGGGCGTTCTTCTCCGGGCGCGCGCACTCCGCGGACGGGCTGCGGGACCTGGCGTGGTTCACGGCGGGCGGCGGGGAGATGACGGAGGCGGACTGGTACGCGCCGAGGACGACGCTCGGCATGTACCTGTCGGGGCGCGACATACCCGGCCGGGACGCGCGGGGCGCGCCGGTCGTCGACGAGAGCTTCCTCGCGGTGCTGCACGCGGACGGGGAGCCGACGGCGTTCGTGCTGCCGGGTCCGCCGTGGGCCGCGGCGTACGAGGTGGTGGTGGACACGTCACTGGAGGAGCAGGCCGCACCGCCCGGCACGGTGCACCGGGCGGGCGAGTCGGTGACGGTGCCGGGGAGGTCGGTGATGCTGCTGCGGGTGACCACCTGA
- a CDS encoding enoyl-CoA hydratase/isomerase family protein has product MTATLEVAEGVGTIRLDRPPMNALDIATQDRLKELAEEAARRDDVRAVVIYGGEKVFAAGADIKEMQDMDHAAMIVRSGALQESFTAVARIPKPVVAAVTGYALGGGCELALCADFRIAADNAKLGQPEILLGVIPGAGGTQRLARLVGPSKAKDLIFTGRHVKADEALAMGLVDRVVPAVEVYEQAHAWAARLARGPAVALRAAKESIDAGLETDIDTGLAIERTWFAGLFATEDRERGMRSFVEEGPGKAKFV; this is encoded by the coding sequence ATGACTGCAACCCTCGAAGTCGCCGAAGGCGTCGGCACGATCCGGCTCGACCGTCCCCCGATGAACGCCCTGGACATCGCGACCCAGGACCGCCTCAAGGAGCTCGCCGAGGAGGCGGCGCGGCGCGACGACGTGCGCGCCGTCGTGATCTACGGCGGCGAGAAGGTGTTCGCGGCGGGCGCGGACATCAAGGAGATGCAGGACATGGACCACGCGGCCATGATCGTGCGTTCCGGGGCCCTCCAGGAGTCCTTCACCGCCGTCGCACGCATCCCCAAGCCCGTCGTCGCCGCCGTCACCGGCTACGCGCTGGGCGGCGGCTGCGAGCTCGCCCTCTGCGCCGACTTCCGCATCGCCGCGGACAACGCCAAGCTCGGCCAGCCGGAGATCCTGCTCGGGGTCATCCCCGGCGCGGGCGGCACCCAGCGCCTGGCCCGGCTCGTCGGCCCGTCCAAGGCCAAGGACCTCATCTTCACCGGCCGCCACGTGAAGGCCGACGAGGCGCTCGCCATGGGCCTGGTTGACCGCGTCGTGCCCGCCGTCGAGGTGTACGAGCAGGCGCACGCGTGGGCCGCACGCCTCGCGCGGGGCCCGGCCGTCGCGCTGCGCGCCGCCAAGGAGTCGATCGACGCGGGCCTGGAGACGGACATCGACACGGGCCTCGCCATCGAACGGACGTGGTTCGCAGGCCTGTTCGCGACCGAGGACCGCGAGCGGGGCATGCGGAGCTTCGTCGAGGAGGGCCCGGGCAAGGCGAAGTTCGTCTGA
- a CDS encoding Ig-like domain-containing protein has translation MNGRPISGTSVGARKRARRRGAGTARTLTAVASGATLLFVAACGGGSDAGGGDGKDKADKNAPSAAVVTIAPKDGADAVATSGALKIAAAKGKLSEVKVEDNKGNPVPGKITSGGTSWTPAHHLAAATKYKVHAVAKDSEGRASAKDTVFTTLTPKNTFIGQFTPEDGSKVGVGMPFSVNFTRGITDPDAVEKAVEIKTEPSVPVEGHWFGNDRLDFRPEKYWKAGTKVTVKLNLDGVEGRPGVYGKQAKTLKFTIGRSQVSTVDAKTHHMKVVRDGEQIKKIPITAGAPGTTTYNGEMVISEKLQVTRMNGETVGFGGEYDIKDVPHAMRLSTSGTFLHGNYWSGGAFGNTNASHGCIGLSDVRGGYSKKTPAGWFFENSLIGDVVVVKNSADKKIQPDNGLNGWNMSWEEWKA, from the coding sequence GTGAACGGGCGACCGATATCGGGGACGTCGGTTGGCGCGCGCAAGCGCGCTCGGCGGCGGGGCGCCGGAACAGCGAGGACACTGACGGCGGTGGCGTCCGGGGCGACGCTGCTGTTCGTCGCGGCGTGCGGCGGGGGTTCGGACGCGGGCGGCGGTGACGGCAAGGACAAGGCGGACAAGAACGCCCCCTCGGCGGCGGTCGTCACGATAGCCCCCAAGGACGGCGCGGACGCGGTGGCCACCAGTGGCGCACTGAAGATAGCCGCAGCCAAGGGCAAGCTGTCCGAGGTCAAGGTGGAGGACAACAAGGGCAATCCGGTGCCCGGCAAGATCACGTCGGGCGGGACCAGCTGGACGCCGGCCCACCACCTCGCGGCCGCCACCAAGTACAAGGTCCACGCCGTGGCCAAGGACTCCGAGGGCCGCGCGTCCGCCAAGGACACCGTCTTCACGACACTGACCCCGAAGAACACCTTCATCGGGCAGTTCACTCCGGAGGACGGCTCGAAGGTCGGCGTCGGAATGCCGTTCTCGGTCAACTTCACGCGCGGCATCACCGACCCGGACGCGGTCGAGAAGGCCGTCGAGATCAAGACCGAGCCGTCCGTGCCGGTCGAGGGCCACTGGTTCGGCAACGACCGCCTGGACTTCCGCCCGGAGAAATACTGGAAGGCCGGCACGAAGGTCACCGTCAAGCTCAACCTCGACGGCGTCGAGGGCCGCCCGGGTGTCTACGGCAAGCAGGCCAAGACCCTGAAGTTCACCATCGGCCGCAGCCAGGTCTCCACGGTCGACGCCAAGACGCACCACATGAAGGTCGTCCGCGACGGTGAGCAGATCAAGAAGATCCCGATCACGGCGGGCGCCCCCGGCACCACCACGTACAACGGCGAGATGGTCATCAGCGAGAAGCTGCAGGTGACCCGGATGAACGGCGAGACCGTCGGCTTCGGCGGCGAGTACGACATCAAGGACGTCCCGCACGCCATGCGCCTGTCGACCTCCGGCACGTTCCTCCACGGCAACTACTGGTCGGGCGGCGCCTTCGGCAACACCAACGCCAGCCACGGCTGCATAGGCCTGAGCGACGTGCGCGGCGGCTACAGCAAGAAGACGCCCGCCGGATGGTTCTTCGAGAACTCGCTCATCGGCGACGTCGTCGTGGTGAAGAACTCCGCGGACAAGAAGATCCAGCCGGACAACGGTCTCAACGGCTGGAACATGTCGTGGGAGGAGTGGAAGGCGTAG
- a CDS encoding Ig-like domain-containing protein, translating to MRQDARRARRAGAALAAVLTWAGLLAGCSSGGVDGLMGKPRSPADAIRVSPDDDSKGVKADERLEVTVPDGRLESVKVVRTQDAQEFDVPGRIDEDGMTWRPLDRGPLALAAMYEVDAVAMDGHGRRSARHTTFRTYVPDERFIGYVAPENRATVGTGMIVSLEFNREVENREAVQRAIHVTAHPDVDIRPHWFGKSRVDFRPEKYWKPGTKVTVALRLRDVQAAPGVYGLQDKSFTFTVGRDQQSLVDAAEHTMEVRRDGEVLSTVPITAGAPKTTTYNGKMVVTEMLEVTRMNSRTVGFGGEYDIPDVPHAMRLTTSGTFLHGNYWSPDAPGNTNVSHGCVGLRDVKGGSSRTPAGWFFDRSLIGDVVEVINSNDKKVAPDNGLGGWNMEWKDWVKNA from the coding sequence GTGAGACAGGATGCGAGGCGCGCACGGCGCGCAGGGGCCGCGCTGGCCGCGGTACTGACATGGGCGGGGCTGCTGGCGGGCTGTTCCTCCGGCGGGGTCGACGGGCTGATGGGGAAGCCCCGCTCGCCGGCGGACGCGATCCGGGTGTCACCCGACGACGACAGCAAGGGGGTCAAGGCGGACGAACGTCTGGAGGTGACGGTGCCCGACGGGCGCCTGGAGTCGGTGAAGGTCGTCCGGACGCAGGACGCACAGGAGTTCGACGTACCGGGCCGCATCGACGAGGACGGCATGACGTGGCGCCCCCTCGACCGCGGGCCGCTGGCGCTCGCCGCCATGTACGAGGTCGACGCCGTCGCCATGGACGGCCACGGCCGCCGCTCCGCCCGGCACACCACCTTCCGTACGTACGTCCCCGACGAGCGCTTCATCGGATACGTGGCACCGGAGAACCGCGCCACCGTCGGCACCGGCATGATCGTCTCCCTTGAGTTCAACCGGGAGGTCGAGAACCGCGAGGCGGTCCAGCGTGCCATCCACGTCACCGCGCACCCGGACGTCGACATCCGCCCGCACTGGTTCGGCAAGAGCCGGGTGGACTTCCGCCCCGAGAAGTACTGGAAGCCCGGCACGAAGGTCACCGTCGCCCTGCGTCTGCGCGACGTCCAGGCGGCCCCCGGGGTCTACGGCCTCCAGGACAAGAGCTTCACCTTCACCGTCGGCCGCGACCAGCAGTCCCTGGTCGACGCCGCCGAGCACACCATGGAGGTGCGCAGGGACGGCGAGGTGCTCTCCACCGTGCCGATCACCGCGGGCGCTCCCAAGACCACCACGTACAACGGGAAGATGGTGGTGACGGAGATGCTGGAGGTGACCCGCATGAACAGCCGCACCGTCGGCTTCGGCGGCGAGTACGACATCCCCGACGTCCCGCACGCCATGCGCCTCACGACCTCGGGCACCTTCCTGCACGGCAACTACTGGTCGCCGGACGCCCCCGGCAACACCAATGTCAGCCACGGCTGCGTGGGCCTGCGCGATGTGAAGGGCGGCAGCTCACGGACGCCCGCGGGCTGGTTCTTCGACCGGAGCCTCATCGGGGACGTCGTCGAAGTGATCAACAGCAATGACAAGAAAGTCGCTCCTGACAACGGTCTCGGCGGCTGGAACATGGAATGGAAGGACTGGGTGAAGAACGCCTGA
- a CDS encoding YncE family protein: MPLIPNETFTATKRTAAVLAAGAVLAALAGCGSGKGDTEALGTEGVRKPARPKAAPGLPGMPPVLDPKDAYAADRPNALQPVAKKFLQRVYVPNTESNTVSVIDPKKFEVIETIKVGNQPQHVVPSWDMKTLWVNNDLGDSLTAIDPVTGRTGRTVEVSDPYNLYFTPNGKHAIVMASMDRELVFRDPKTMNRDKTVPVTCAGVNHADFSMDGRYFIVSCEFSGELLKVDTEKMEVVGQQKIPFKGAMPQDVKMSPDGKTFYIADMMAHGMWVLDGDKFTEPKLMRTGRGCHGLYVSRDSKEMYISNRGEGTISVFDFPKNRLTKKWKLPDGGSPDMGGVSADGNTLWLSGRYDSEVYAIDTRTGVQLARIPVGNGPHGLAVYPQPGRYSLGHTGIFR; this comes from the coding sequence ATGCCCCTGATCCCGAACGAGACGTTCACCGCCACCAAACGCACCGCGGCCGTGCTCGCCGCCGGCGCCGTCCTCGCCGCCCTCGCGGGCTGCGGCAGCGGCAAGGGCGACACCGAAGCCCTCGGCACCGAAGGCGTCCGCAAGCCCGCCAGGCCGAAGGCGGCACCCGGCCTGCCCGGCATGCCGCCGGTGCTCGACCCCAAGGACGCGTACGCCGCCGACCGGCCCAACGCGCTCCAGCCCGTGGCCAAGAAGTTCCTGCAGCGCGTCTACGTCCCCAACACCGAGTCCAACACGGTGTCGGTCATCGACCCGAAGAAGTTCGAGGTCATCGAGACCATCAAGGTCGGCAACCAGCCGCAGCACGTCGTCCCCTCCTGGGACATGAAGACGCTCTGGGTCAACAACGACCTCGGCGACAGCCTCACCGCCATCGACCCGGTCACCGGCAGGACGGGCCGTACGGTCGAGGTCTCCGACCCGTACAACCTCTACTTCACGCCGAACGGCAAGCACGCGATCGTCATGGCGTCCATGGACCGCGAACTCGTCTTCCGCGACCCGAAGACCATGAACCGCGACAAGACCGTCCCCGTCACCTGCGCCGGCGTCAACCACGCCGACTTCTCCATGGACGGCCGCTACTTCATCGTGTCCTGCGAGTTCTCCGGCGAACTCCTCAAGGTCGACACGGAGAAGATGGAGGTCGTCGGCCAGCAGAAGATCCCCTTCAAGGGCGCCATGCCGCAGGACGTGAAGATGTCGCCCGACGGCAAGACGTTCTACATCGCCGACATGATGGCGCACGGCATGTGGGTCCTGGACGGCGACAAGTTCACGGAACCGAAGCTGATGCGCACGGGCAGGGGCTGCCACGGCCTGTACGTCAGCCGCGACTCCAAGGAGATGTACATCTCCAACCGGGGCGAGGGAACCATCTCCGTCTTCGACTTCCCGAAGAACAGGCTCACCAAGAAGTGGAAGCTCCCGGACGGCGGCAGCCCCGACATGGGAGGTGTCTCGGCGGACGGCAACACCCTCTGGCTGTCGGGGCGTTACGACTCCGAGGTGTACGCCATCGACACCCGGACCGGAGTCCAGCTGGCCCGCATCCCGGTCGG
- a CDS encoding ATP-binding protein yields MAGLEGDERPRRHGSATAARWSPAVEDEHALKALELFGNPTDAEVPLPSRPESAAIARRLAQVVVLRHWGLSPKLTEDVVLLVSELVGNAVRHTGARVFGLRMQRRRGWIRVEVRDPSRGLPCLLPVHEMDLSGRGLFLVDKLSDRWGVDLLPRGKTTWFEMRAADR; encoded by the coding sequence ATGGCGGGGCTGGAGGGTGACGAACGGCCGCGGCGGCACGGCAGTGCGACCGCGGCGCGCTGGTCGCCGGCGGTTGAGGACGAACACGCGCTGAAGGCGCTCGAGTTGTTCGGCAATCCCACGGACGCGGAGGTCCCGCTGCCGTCGCGCCCGGAGTCCGCCGCCATCGCGCGCCGCCTCGCCCAGGTCGTGGTCCTGCGCCACTGGGGGCTCTCCCCGAAGCTCACCGAGGACGTCGTCCTCCTCGTCTCCGAACTCGTCGGGAACGCCGTGCGGCACACCGGCGCCCGCGTCTTCGGCCTGCGCATGCAGCGGCGGCGCGGCTGGATCCGGGTCGAGGTCCGCGATCCGTCGCGCGGGCTGCCCTGTCTGCTCCCCGTCCACGAGATGGACCTGAGCGGCCGCGGCCTCTTCCTCGTCGACAAGCTCTCGGACCGGTGGGGCGTGGATCTGCTGCCGCGCGGCAAGACGACGTGGTTCGAGATGCGGGCGGCCGACCGCTGA
- a CDS encoding alpha-lytic protease prodomain-containing protein, giving the protein MLPTTHHRRVAAACAAVTAAGALVLAGLPGAASASPSSPASPSSPSSSRLSPAESAAVDKTSPGVLKAMQRDLGLTSAQAEARLVNEAEAGAVAGALRNALGRDFAGAWVHGATSARLTVATTDAADVPRIEARGARAEVVGHSVAELDAAKARLDRAAKKAATRDAPVWYVDVRSNTVVVRAVKTSAAKSLVRAAGVDASLVRVERTAERPRPFYDLVGGEAYYMGGRCSIGFPVTKGTQQGFATAGHCGRAGTATTGYNQVAQGTFQASVFPGNDMAWVATNTQWTATPYVKGQGGQRVGVGGSTQSPVGASICRSGSTTGWHCGTISQHNTSVTYPEGTISGVTRTTVCAEPGDSGGSYISGSQAQGVTSGGSGNCSSGGTTYHQPINPLLQRFALTLKTTGGGEDPGPGEPEPGGTWAAGKVYAAGDSVTYGGSTYRCLQGHQAQPGWEPPNTPALWQQA; this is encoded by the coding sequence ATGCTCCCCACCACCCATCACAGACGCGTCGCCGCCGCGTGTGCCGCGGTCACCGCCGCCGGTGCGCTGGTCCTCGCCGGTCTGCCCGGCGCCGCGTCCGCTTCCCCCTCCTCCCCCGCTTCCCCTTCCTCCCCGTCCTCCTCCCGGCTCTCCCCCGCCGAGAGCGCCGCCGTCGACAAGACCTCTCCCGGAGTCTTGAAGGCCATGCAGCGCGACCTCGGCCTCACGTCGGCGCAGGCCGAGGCCCGTCTGGTCAACGAGGCCGAGGCCGGCGCCGTCGCGGGAGCCCTGCGGAACGCGCTCGGCCGTGACTTCGCGGGCGCGTGGGTGCACGGCGCCACCTCCGCGCGACTCACCGTGGCGACCACCGACGCCGCCGACGTCCCGAGGATCGAGGCGCGGGGCGCACGCGCCGAGGTCGTCGGTCACTCGGTCGCGGAGCTGGACGCGGCCAAGGCCCGTCTCGACCGCGCGGCGAAGAAGGCGGCGACGCGCGACGCGCCGGTCTGGTACGTCGACGTGCGCTCCAACACGGTCGTGGTGCGGGCCGTGAAGACGTCCGCCGCGAAGTCCCTCGTCCGGGCGGCGGGCGTCGACGCCTCCCTCGTACGCGTGGAGAGGACCGCGGAGCGGCCGCGGCCGTTCTACGACCTGGTGGGCGGCGAGGCGTACTACATGGGTGGCCGCTGCTCCATCGGCTTCCCCGTCACCAAGGGCACCCAGCAGGGCTTCGCGACGGCCGGTCACTGCGGGCGCGCGGGCACCGCGACCACCGGCTACAACCAGGTGGCCCAGGGCACGTTCCAGGCGTCCGTCTTCCCCGGGAACGACATGGCCTGGGTCGCCACGAACACGCAGTGGACCGCCACCCCGTACGTGAAGGGCCAGGGCGGCCAGCGGGTCGGCGTCGGGGGCTCTACCCAGTCCCCGGTGGGTGCGTCGATCTGCCGGTCGGGCTCCACTACGGGGTGGCACTGCGGCACCATCTCGCAGCACAACACGAGCGTCACCTACCCCGAGGGCACCATCAGCGGCGTGACGCGGACGACGGTCTGCGCGGAGCCCGGCGACTCGGGCGGCTCCTACATATCGGGGAGCCAGGCGCAGGGCGTCACGTCCGGCGGCTCGGGCAACTGCTCCAGCGGCGGTACGACGTACCACCAGCCGATCAACCCGCTGCTGCAGCGGTTCGCCCTGACGCTGAAGACCACCGGCGGCGGCGAGGACCCGGGTCCCGGCGAGCCGGAGCCGGGCGGCACGTGGGCCGCGGGCAAGGTGTACGCGGCCGGTGACTCCGTCACGTACGGCGGATCCACCTACCGCTGCCTCCAGGGTCACCAGGCGCAGCCGGGCTGGGAGCCGCCGAACACGCCGGCGCTCTGGCAGCAGGCGTAG
- a CDS encoding LysR family transcriptional regulator — MDLELRHLKTIRAIADAGSLTKAATALGLAQPALSAQLKRIERALGGPLFERGRHGVRATALGEFVLARARVVLPAMSGLREEAQRFVRAWEGGAGFRLGGIHGPLLGALVDRLAAAYPGVPVSTHTSWSERELASRTAEGRLDFALVGTCGASTPPESDLLVWREVARDPVFVMLPTSHPLADVQEIDLARLADEAWTDVPGDGCFADCFSAACARAGFTPSRVYETDVASCVHLVQVGRAVGLCRATFPPTPGLVTRPLVGAPLYWRHLLGWHPAAPAHDTAAAVFAQARAAHAEAAARSDSYTAWLSAPSPPSP; from the coding sequence ATGGACCTGGAGTTGCGGCACCTCAAGACGATCCGGGCGATCGCCGACGCGGGCAGCCTGACCAAGGCCGCCACCGCGCTCGGGCTCGCCCAGCCCGCCCTGAGCGCGCAGTTGAAGAGGATCGAGCGGGCCCTCGGCGGCCCGCTCTTCGAGCGGGGGCGGCACGGGGTGCGGGCCACGGCGCTCGGCGAGTTCGTGCTCGCGCGGGCCCGGGTGGTCCTGCCCGCGATGAGCGGGCTGCGGGAGGAGGCCCAGCGGTTCGTGCGGGCGTGGGAGGGCGGGGCGGGGTTCCGGCTCGGCGGCATCCACGGGCCGCTGCTCGGGGCGCTGGTGGACCGGCTCGCCGCGGCGTACCCGGGGGTGCCGGTGTCGACGCACACCTCGTGGTCGGAGCGGGAGCTCGCGTCCCGCACGGCGGAGGGCCGCCTCGACTTCGCGCTGGTCGGTACGTGCGGGGCGAGCACGCCGCCGGAGAGCGACCTCCTCGTGTGGCGTGAGGTGGCCCGTGACCCCGTCTTCGTCATGCTGCCCACCTCCCATCCGCTGGCCGACGTCCAGGAGATCGACCTGGCGCGGCTCGCGGACGAGGCGTGGACGGACGTGCCGGGCGACGGCTGTTTCGCGGACTGTTTCTCGGCGGCGTGCGCGCGGGCGGGGTTCACGCCGTCGCGGGTGTACGAGACGGATGTCGCGTCGTGCGTGCATCTGGTGCAGGTGGGGCGGGCGGTGGGGCTCTGCCGGGCGACGTTCCCGCCGACGCCGGGTCTGGTGACGAGGCCGCTGGTGGGGGCGCCGCTGTACTGGCGCCATCTGCTCGGCTGGCATCCGGCGGCTCCCGCCCACGACACGGCGGCGGCGGTCTTCGCGCAGGCGCGGGCGGCGCACGCGGAGGCGGCGGCGCGCAGTGACAGCTACACGGCGTGGCTCTCGGCACCGTCGCCGCCGTCTCCGTGA
- a CDS encoding polysaccharide deacetylase family protein, whose amino-acid sequence MIETDRRRALRAGAGLVAAGALTTGCAATGPAAPARDRPPATTTPRPARPAPAAAPAPRRFPGAPGQIGHGPRTRPQVALTFHGQGDPATAKALLAQAEQAGAKITVLAVGSWLDAHPDLARRILDGGHDLGNHTHHHLDINAMSEAEAHAEITGCADRLRRLTGSIGTWFRPSRARTATPLVERLAHRAGYPHVLSYDVDSLDFTSPGAPAVTRTVAGEIREGSVVSLHFGYADTVAALPAVLEELERRGLRAVTTTELLT is encoded by the coding sequence GTGATCGAGACCGACCGCCGCAGAGCCCTGCGCGCGGGCGCCGGCCTGGTCGCCGCGGGCGCGCTCACCACCGGGTGCGCCGCGACCGGCCCCGCCGCCCCCGCACGCGACCGCCCGCCCGCCACCACGACCCCCCGCCCGGCCAGGCCCGCCCCGGCCGCCGCCCCCGCACCCCGCCGCTTCCCCGGGGCGCCCGGCCAGATCGGCCACGGCCCCCGCACCCGCCCCCAGGTCGCCCTCACCTTCCACGGCCAGGGTGACCCCGCCACCGCGAAGGCACTCCTCGCCCAGGCGGAGCAGGCCGGCGCGAAGATCACCGTGCTCGCCGTCGGCAGCTGGCTCGACGCACATCCCGACCTGGCGCGCCGCATCCTCGACGGCGGCCACGACCTGGGCAACCACACCCACCACCACCTCGACATCAACGCCATGTCCGAGGCCGAGGCCCACGCCGAGATCACCGGCTGCGCGGACCGCCTGCGCCGTCTCACCGGCTCCATCGGCACCTGGTTCCGCCCCTCGCGCGCCCGGACGGCGACCCCCCTCGTCGAACGCCTCGCCCACCGCGCGGGCTACCCGCACGTCCTCTCGTACGACGTCGACTCCCTCGACTTCACGTCACCGGGCGCCCCCGCCGTGACCCGCACCGTCGCGGGCGAGATCCGCGAGGGATCCGTCGTGAGCCTGCACTTCGGGTACGCGGACACGGTCGCCGCCCTGCCCGCCGTCCTGGAAGAACTGGAACGCCGCGGCCTGCGCGCGGTCACGACCACGGAGCTGCTGACCTGA
- a CDS encoding response regulator transcription factor has translation MRAPGNEPLSTREREVLALVARGTSNRGIAAELFISEATVKTHLTHIYGKLGVKDRAAAVATAYDRGILGA, from the coding sequence GTGCGTGCCCCCGGAAACGAGCCGCTGAGCACCCGTGAGAGGGAGGTGCTCGCGCTCGTCGCCAGGGGCACGTCGAACCGTGGGATCGCCGCGGAACTCTTCATCAGCGAGGCCACGGTCAAGACGCATCTCACCCACATCTACGGCAAGCTCGGCGTCAAGGACCGTGCCGCGGCCGTCGCGACGGCGTACGACCGCGGCATCCTCGGCGCCTGA